The Streptomyces sp. R28 region ATCGAGGCGGCCTCCCGGGTGAGTACGTAGCCGCCCGCCTTGCCCTGGACCGAGCGCACGAGCCCGGCCCGGGAGAGGGCTTGCAGCTGTTTGGCCAGGTAGCTCGGCGACACGTCGTGCAGCTCCGCCAGCTTGGTCGCCGGGACGGGCTCGTCGACCGACGTGAGCACGACGCAGCAGTGCAGGGCCCACTCGACTCCGCCGGACATCTTCACTCGACCACTCTAATCAGGCTCTCCGGCCAGGCTGTCCGCCCAGGCTCTCCATCCAGGCCATCCAGGCCGTCTCCTCACGGGCGCTTGACTCGGATAGGAGGTGTCCGAGTATAGTCCCGGACAGAAGATGTCCGAGTTTGGTAGATGCAGCGCCCACGCGGTGGTCCATATGCCACATTGCGGATAACTCACCGGCGAAAGGCATGTCATGAAGTTCGCGGTCATCGGCGGAACCGGACTCATCGGGTCGCAGGTCGTCAGGAATCTGAACGCCGCCGGGCACGAGGCGGTACCGCACTCGCAGTCCACCGGAGTCGACGTCATCACCGGCCAGGGACTGGACGAGGCGGTGGCGGGAGCGGACGTCGTCGTCAACCTGACGAACTCCCCGACCTTCGACGGCGCCTCTCTGGCGTTCTTCCAGACCTCGATGGAGAACCTGCTGGCCGCGGCCCACAAGGGCGGCGTCGGCCACTTCGTCATCCTCTCGATCGTCGGCGTGGACCAGGTGCCGGAGCTGGACTACTACCGGGCCAAGAGGCTCCAGGAGACCGTCCTCGAGGCCGGCCCGATCCCGTACTCGATCGTCCGGGCGACGCAGTTCATGGAGTTCATGGACGCCGTCCTGTCCTGGACCGCCGACGGCGACACCGTCCGGTTGCCCGCCACACCGATCCAGCCCATCGCCGCCGCGGACGTGGCCCTGGCGGTGACGGAGGTCGCCGCGGGCGCCCCGCTGAACGGCATCCGCGACATCGGCGGCCCCGAGATCTTCGCCCTGGACGAGCTGGGCCGGATCACCCTGTCCCACAAGGGCGACAGCCGTACGGTCGTCACCGATCCCAGTGCCGGCATGTTCGCCGTCGTCAAGGGCGACGTCCTCACCGACAAGGACGCCCGACTCGCCCCCACGCGCTACGCCGACTGGCTCTCCTGAGAGTGCTCGTGGATGACTGCTCCGGATCCTGACAGCGCGTTCGACGGCGGCTGGATCATCGACGTCACGCCGACCCGGGGTCCAGCTCGTGCACCATGAACACGTCCACCGGATCCTCGGTCTCGACGGTGAACCCGTGCCGCTCGTACAGCCGTCGGGCCGCACTGCCCCGCAGCACGTTCAACCGGACGAGGACACCGCGGCGGTCGCACCGCTCCAGCAGCTCGCGCAGCACGCCCGAGCCGATGCCGCCGCCCTGAAGGTGCGGGGCCAGATAGAAGTGCTGCTCCAGTCCGCCACGATCAGCACGCTGGCTCGCACGCGAGGACGCCTGCCCGGCCGCCCCCTACCCTCACGGATGCGACGGTTGCTACGTTCCGAGGTGTGACTGAGAACGTCGGCTCCTCGCCTCCGGCTCCGGCTCCGGCTCCGAGGGCAGCGACGTGCGGGACGGAGCGCGTTGGATCGTCCTCGTCGTCAGGGTGCCGGCCGAACTGGAGGAAGAGGAGCAGTCGTTGGAACGGCTGCGGCGCCGGTACCGGGACCTGACGGCGAGGGATGTGTTCGGTGCGCCCGAGGCCGTGGCGGCCGGTGAGCGGCTCAAGGGATGCGCGGCCGCGTGCGAGGGTTACACCGAGCGCGTCTTCGCCGAGAAGTCGCAGGACCGGCAGTCGCAGGACCGGACGCTTCTCGACCAGCCCCCCGCAGGCCCCAGCCCCAGCCCCGCGGCCTCAGCCCCCCCCCGGACGGCGAGGACCCATGACCGCAACGCCGGACCGACAAGCCGCCCCCGCCACAGCCCCGGCCCCCGCGCCCCAGATGTGGCCCCTGTACGCCGCCGGTTTCACCACCGCCTTCGGTGCGCACGGCATCGCCGCCAATCTCGGTGGCTACTCCGACGACGCCGTGACGTCCCTCCTCGTCCTCGGCGGCCTGCTCGCCCTGTACGACGGGGCCGAGGTGTTGCTCAAGCCGCTCTTCGGCACGCTCGCCGACCGGATCGGGGCGCGGCCGGTGCTGCTCGGCGGCCTCGTCGCGTTCGCCGTGGCTTCCGCCGCGTACGTCGTCGCCGACAGCCCCGGCTGGCTCTGGGCCGCCCGGCTCGGTCAGGGTGCCGCGGCCTCCGCGTTCTCGCCGTCCGCGTCCGCGCTGGTCGCCCGGCTGAACCCGGCGGCCAAGCACGGGCGGGCGTTCGGCAGTTACGGCTTCTACAAGTCCATCGGCTACACCCTGGGCCCGCTGCTCGGCGGCGTCCTGGTCTGGGCCGACGGCCTGCGGCTGCTGTTCACGGTGCTGGCGGTACTCGGCGCGGCCGTCGCGCTCTGGGCCGCGCTCGCCGTCCCGCACGTACCCCCGCTGCCCAAGCAGCGGCAGACGGTCCTGGACCTGGCCCGGCGCCTGGCCGACCCGGCGTTCCTGCGGCCCACGGCCGCCCTGGCCGGCGCGACCGCCGCGCTCTCCGTCGGCGTCGGCTTCCTGCCGGTCTCCGGCGCCGCCGCCGGGCTCGGCACGGTCGCGACCGGCGCCGCGGTGTCGGTGCTGGCGGCCTGCGCGGCCGTCGTGCAGCCGAAGGCCGGGCGAGCCCTGGACGACGGCCGCCTCACCGTCCGTTCCGGCCTGACCGCCGGGCTGCTGATCACGGCGGCGGGACTGGCCTGCGCCATGCTGCCCGGCCTGACCGGTGTCCTCCTCGCCGCCACCCTGATCGGCATCGGCACCGGCCTGATCACCCCGCTCGGCTTCGCCGCCCTGGCCGCCTCCACCCCCGCCGAACGGCTCGGCCAGACCATGGGCTCCGCCGAGCTGGGCCGCGAACTCGGCGACGCGGGCGGCCCGCTGCTGGTCGCCGCCGTCGCCTCACTGGCCACCCTCACCTGCGGCTACGCCGCCCTCGCCCTCCTCCTCGCCACCGGCCCGGCCCTCGCGGTGGTCCGCCGGAGCCGAACTTCCGGATATCAATAACAACGCATCACACATATTCCGAATTTCATCGCCCGGGCCCGGTCGTTGGATATTCCAGATAATCACCGTTGACGGATATTCCCCCGAATGCCAGATGTCCTGCACGGCGTGGCGCTCGTTGATGTGGCGTGACTTGGCGGGAAACACATGTAGATGAGGATCATCCGTTCCGCTTGCGGCAGGCAGTTGATCAGACCGCTGCGGAAGGCATCACGCACTGCTCTGACC contains the following coding sequences:
- a CDS encoding SDR family oxidoreductase, whose translation is MKFAVIGGTGLIGSQVVRNLNAAGHEAVPHSQSTGVDVITGQGLDEAVAGADVVVNLTNSPTFDGASLAFFQTSMENLLAAAHKGGVGHFVILSIVGVDQVPELDYYRAKRLQETVLEAGPIPYSIVRATQFMEFMDAVLSWTADGDTVRLPATPIQPIAAADVALAVTEVAAGAPLNGIRDIGGPEIFALDELGRITLSHKGDSRTVVTDPSAGMFAVVKGDVLTDKDARLAPTRYADWLS
- a CDS encoding MFS transporter, giving the protein MWPLYAAGFTTAFGAHGIAANLGGYSDDAVTSLLVLGGLLALYDGAEVLLKPLFGTLADRIGARPVLLGGLVAFAVASAAYVVADSPGWLWAARLGQGAAASAFSPSASALVARLNPAAKHGRAFGSYGFYKSIGYTLGPLLGGVLVWADGLRLLFTVLAVLGAAVALWAALAVPHVPPLPKQRQTVLDLARRLADPAFLRPTAALAGATAALSVGVGFLPVSGAAAGLGTVATGAAVSVLAACAAVVQPKAGRALDDGRLTVRSGLTAGLLITAAGLACAMLPGLTGVLLAATLIGIGTGLITPLGFAALAASTPAERLGQTMGSAELGRELGDAGGPLLVAAVASLATLTCGYAALALLLATGPALAVVRRSRTSGYQ